Sequence from the Paenibacillus riograndensis SBR5 genome:
ATCGCCACGTAGCTTCCTAATTCGATCATACCTGCATTGGCCAGCTTGCTTGCATCGTATTGCTTAATGACCTCGGCGGTTTTCTGCGTGAGCTCCGCACTGTCGGTATCGGCCAGGACGCGCAGCACAATCAGGGTCTTTCCTTGCTTCAGCTGCTCCGCCAGCTTGGTTTTGTAGGCTTCAAGCGAATCGGCCTCAAGGCCATGGGTCACGTAATAATCGTGGGCATTGCTGGTTGCCTGGAACAGGGACAGCTCATGGTCCAGCCAGGAGGAGTTGTCCATGACATAATCTACATTGGCGGCGGTGGCATCGTTGGAATTGTAGAGCAGATACGGAAGTCCGGAATTGGTCTCGTTATTGGTCGCATCGACATTGACCCATTCCCCGCCGATTTTGACTTTGTTCCAGGCGTGATTCACGCCGTCCATCGTTCCTGTGACCACCATCGAAGGGACCTGGACCAAGTCTGAGAGCAGCTGGAAGGTGTGAGCATAGCTCATACATACGCCAACCTTTTTGACCAGAATGCCGTAGGTACTGAAGGAATCGTTGAACTTGGCATCCACACTCTTGAACTGCTGCTGCTTGGCATTCTCCAATGCGGCATCGTCGTAGGTAGTATTGTCATTCAAATAATTGTAGATCGCCATCTGCTTCTCATCTGCGCTCATGCCGTCCTTGATGGCGGCTGCAATCACTTTGTCTGCCTCTGCGAGGATTTTCAGCTGTTTGGACAAGATGACCTCGGCAGGATCATCGAACTCTGTATGCAGAGTCAGGGTCTTATAATCGTAGCTATAGCCGCGGAATCCAAGAATGAGCGGGTTCTGGTAGATTACTTTTTCCACTTCATCCACCAGGGTGCGTGCATTTTGGGCCTCCGGGAAGGCCTGCAGTGAAATTTCGGTCTTCCCGCTTATCAGATTCAAGGCGAGATACTCTTCCAGAGCAGAGTCTGCATGAATCAGGTCTGCCGGTATCGTTGGCGCAGGTACGGCCTGCTTGTTCCCTTCGTCTACCTTGCTGCGGGTATTTTCTTTTTGCTGGTCAATGACATTATCACCGGATTCGCCGGCATTCCCGTTATTGTCAATGATGGTCGGCACATCGGGTGCAGGAACATAATCCGTGTTATTCTGCGGCTCCACATACCCTTGATTGGCCCCTTTGCTCTGGGCGGCCGCCAGACTCGCAATATCCGCATCCGTCAACTTCTCAACCTGGACGTACCCCTTTAGCGCTGTGCCTTGAATGGAGAACTGGACATCGGTTGGACCGGACTGCTGAATGGTGATGGAATCGGTGTCGTAAATAACAGTTCCCGGGGCTTTGGAGCCGTCAATATACTGGACCGGGACTGTCTTGGGCAGTTCCCCGGCGCTCTTGAACAATTTCAGGTTGAGATTATCCTCGGAAGCTACGGTACGCGGCAGTTGTTTGGACAGCGCAACAGTATCCACTGAGGCACTGAACTTGGACTCTTTGTCCCCCTGAACGGCGGTTACGTAATATTCACCTTGAACATTGTTGTTCTGGAGGCTCGTGATTGTCTCATCCACAATACCAAGCGCGCCGCGCCCGTCTTTCATGAAATCGTTATAAGAAGTGCCGGGAACCGTCGCGATAAGCAGCGGACGCTGATCCGCATATCCCTGCTCCGCACCGCTCAGCGCCTCATTGGTATTCTCCATTGTAATATGCGAAGCATTGTAAATATTGTAGCTCTCTGCTCCCGGCACCTCGCTCCAGACCAGTGCCAGTCTGCCGTCAGGGCTGATGTCGGCCTGCAGATTCGGCACGGGCAGATCCGATTTCACCGTAAACGGAATGATAATCGGCTGCTTCAGCGGAGTAGGTGTTGCCGCATCCAGGTCATAGTTGAGCCGGATGTAGTATACGGGGGCGTTCCCCCAGGAGCTGCTGCCGGCTTCGCGCAGGGAATCGGAAGCGAGTACACCAAAGCCAAGCGGCTTGATGGAGTATACGCTTTTGCCATCTACAAGCTGTGAATCTTCAAGGGTCCCCACCTTGCTCTCCGGCAGTGCCTTGATATCGGTATGTACGGACAGCGTATGTCCAATAGCTTCTGATCCGAGATCCGTATTGAACCTGAATATAAATTCCATATCCTGATCAACGTTGTACATTGGCATAATGCCCGGATTATTGTCGGTATCGTACTTCTGCTTCAGATCGTACACCGTCTGCGAAGCTTCCGGTGGAGGGTTCCCTGAAGGTTGCTTTGTCTCTGCAGCCGCACTGGCTTGCGGGGCGGGTGACGGCTCTGGGCCGGCTTCGCTGCTGCCTCCCATGCAGCCCGTTAAAACTACACACATGATGAGCATAACCATTACTAATTGTTTCACTTTCACTAATGTCCTCTCCCGTCTGGTTTGTCTGGATGAGCGTAATTTATGGATTGATCCATAATTACCCATTATAAATAACAGAAGATATATAACCCATTCCGATACTATTAAAACAAAAATGGGATAATTTATATTTAAGCTGCTGAGTAAATTTAATTTAAATACCCCCTGCCGGGTAGCAGGGGGCCAGGAGGGCGGGATGAGGTAACTGTATAGATTGAACTTGAAAAATTAAGAAAAAGGGAAAAAGTGGCGGAGGAGAAGTTTGGAACTGTAGGAGCGGTAGCGTCCGCCTGAAAGCTTTCCGTAGGAAAGCTCGCTATCTTCAGCATAATCAGTCTGCGGATTTCCACCGCGAACAGCGGTATACATTCAAGAAATCTGCAGACAACAGCGGCCGGAAGTCCAAACATTCTCTGGAGTCACGACCAAGCCCAAAACCGGAAAATCTCGAGTTCAGTTTATATAGGGAATAGCCCGGCGGGCAGCGAAGAGAAGACTACATAAACCGCCGCTGTACCTTTTTGCCGTCATAGGTAAAAAGGGCTTTTTTGTCTTCCACCACGGTTTGCAGATGGACAGTGCGGCCCCACAGCGCATAGATGTGCGGCAGGGTGCGCTCCAGATATTTCAGATCCAGCTCGATGCTCTCGTAGCGGTGGACGATCAGCAGCTCGCCGTTGCGCTCGTAGTCTGCATCCTGGACGACCAGGTAGGGCGAGCCGCCGTTGACCCGGGCCAGCACCAGCTGGTCGCGTACATTTTCCCAGGCCTTGTCGGTGATTTTCCACTCCGGGCCTTTCTTCTCGAAAACGTAGAGATCCAGGTCATTGACCAGCTGCTTCGACAGATAGCTGCGGATGAAAGAGATGTCCGAGTCCAGCTCGCGGACCTCGAACATTTTATCGCGGTCCCAGCGGCGCTCGATGTCCTCGAAAATCTTCAGCCCCAGGTAGTAAGGGTTGAGGCTCTGCCGGGAGGGCTGAACGACCGAGGAATTGAGCTTGGCGTATTCCACCGTCTCCTCAGGTGTCAGATCTAGCTCGCGCATAATCCGTTGGTGCCAATACGAAGCCCAGCCTTCGTTCATGATCTTCGTCTCCATCTGCGGCCAGAAATAGAGCATTTCGTCACGCAGCATGGTCATGATATCGCGCTGCCAATCCTCCAGCGCCGTCGAATACTGCTGGATGAACCAGACCATATCTTTCTCCGGCTCGGGCGGGAACTTGCGTTTTCCGGCCGTTTCCGGTTCCGGGCCGGCAGTCTTGCTGTTCTCCAGATCCCAGAGTTCCTCGTAGGGATTGGCCGGGCTGCTGCCCCCGGGAGGAGCGTCCTTGCGCTCCTTCATTTTGGCTTCGAGCAGGTGGGTCTTGCCCAGCTTGCGGGGCTGGATCAGGCTGGGGTCGATATGCTCCTGAACCGCCAGCACGGAATCGATGAAGCTCTCCACGGTATCTATACCGTAAGTCACTGAATAATCGGCGATCCGGTCCGCCGTGGCCGACATACTCTCGACCATGTCGCGGTTGGACATGGAGAAGCGCATATTGTTTTTGAAGAAATCGCAGTGGGCGAGGACATGTGCGACAATCAGCTTGTTCTGGACCAGTGAGTTGCCGTCCAGCAGGAAGGCGTAGCAGGGGTTGGAGTTAATGACAAGCTCATAGATTTTGCTGAGTCCAAAATCATATTGCGACTTCATCCTGTGAAAATTTTTGCCGAAGCTCCAGTGCCCGAACCGGGTAGGCATTCCGTAAGCACCGAACGTATAAATGATGTCAGCGGGGCATATCTCATAACGCATCGGGTAAAAATCCAGCCCAAACCCGGAAGCAATCTCCGTAATTTCGGCAATCGCCCGTTCCAGCGCCTGAATCTCATCTCCGGGCATGAATCCATCTCTCCCTCCAGCTTGGGCTTATGCTGCAACCTATTCTGACAAGGCCGCCAAGGTGCTGCGGCCGCATCCGGAATTGTTCTTCTAATGTATATGGGAGGAGGGAGGGGAGTATGATGGGGGAGTGAGAATGTAAACAGGCAGGCGTAAATCTGATGTTCCAGAAATACGTCTGCCTAAGCGGTAACTGTATTTTGTACAATTAAATGGACGGAATATCAGCACAATCCTAAGATAACTGTACTTCGTACACTTATATTTTGCCCATTTGAGCAAAACAACACAAGTCGCCTTCTATAACTGTACAAAATACAATTAAAGCTAAAAACAGGCGTTTAGACTGCATTTTAGCTGCACAGAATACAGTTAGCTATCCTGAGGCCTCAGACAGAAGTCTCCAGCGCCAAGAACTAGCGTCCGCTATCTTCATTGATTTTGCAAACCAGCTATCGTCGTCTCCACCTCAATACACAAACCTTCGCTGCGCCCAGTAGCTGAACAGGAAGATTGAAGCCTCGGTCAGCAGCTTGGCGGCGGCGAGCGGGATGATCAGTTTTTCGTTGTAGAAATAGAGCAGTCCGTAATTGAACAGCAGCACGAGGAGCACCAGCGCAAAGTATTTGGGCAGCGACTGTTGCAGCTTGGACATCTTGCCGCCGGTGAACACGTATCTGCGGTTCATGGAATAGTTGAAGATGGAGCTGCATAATCTTGCGGCGGCAACCGACAGGAACAGGTTATGGGTGAGACGCTGGAACAGGAACAACAGGGTGAAGTCGAGCAGGGCCGATACCAGCGATGAAGTGCTGAACATTAGAAGCGGCAGATAGATCCGGAAGGAATCTGCCAGAGGCCGGAAATGAGATGATTGATTATCCTCCAGATAGACGGTATCAATGAACTCTTCGGTAACTGTATAGCCCTCCCGATGGGCGGTGAGCAGCATATTCATTTCGTATTCGAAGCGTTCGCCGGGAATTTGGCACAACCAGTCCAGCATCTGGGGGGAGAAGCCCCGCAGACCGGTCTGGGTATCATAAATTTTGGTGCCTGTAGTCAGGGAAAAGACAACGCGTGTCACAGAGTTGCCGAAGCGGCTGCGGAGGGGGACGGTCCCGCTGAAGCGGCGGCTGCCCAGGACGATTCCGGGAGTGGTCTGGTTCTGGAGGACCCCGGCAATCCGCTTAATGTCATGGGGCAGATGCTGGCCGTCACTATCCGCACAGACCACATAGCCTGGCAGCCCGGCCTCCCGGATATACCGTAACCCTGTTTTGAGGGCGAGCCCTTTTCCGAAATTGACCGGATGGGTCAGAACCGTGCAGCCGAATGCTGCTGCAATGTTGAAGATTCCCTGGTAAGCCGGGCCGCTGCCGTCATCTACAAGGACAATCGGTCCAAGCTGATAATCGCAGAGCTGTTCAATTAAATCCAGCAGCCGTTCATCGGGCTCATAAGCCGGGATCAATATAGTCATGATGTTGCCCCCTCTTTGATATACAGAATGTCGCTGACGCCGCGTTCCTGGTTCTTGCCCTGCGGATTATTCACGACCCGTCCCATGAAGTACATGGTGGATGAGCCGCCGCCGTCCAGATTGTAGGCCTCGGTGGCTCCGAGATCCGACATGACATTTGCCAGCTCGGTCAGGGTCATTCCCCGGCTATACCCTTCACTGCGCCCGTCTACTACGACGAATACATAATGGTTCGGGGCAATCATGCCCACCGCAGTCCGGGGATTCGCATTCTGGATGGAGCGGTTGCCGAAATTGGTGTCAATTTTGACATTGCTGAAATCACTGGCGATCTTGCCGTCCTGAATCAGAATCGGCCCGAAGGACAGCGTGTTGGCGGCTCCCTGCGCCAGCAGGTCGGACGAAGAAACTTCTTCCTCGCTGTAGGTCTGCATCGTCCCGTCCTTGAACAGCGCCATCGCATCCCGCACCGGGTCATCCCGGTAGAGGGTGCCATTGCGGATAATCACCCCGTCGTTACGGAAGCCATAGTAATCGCCGTTGATGGCAAAAATCGCATTGTTGCTGGAGGCTATCTCCGAGGTATCTTCCGTGATATTCGTTCCAAAGCTGTTGTCGGCAAAAGCAGCCCGCAGGCTGCTTGTATCCTTAAGGACCACGTCTGCGACAAAATACGTGATCTGGTCCGGGCCGGACCCGGTCTGCACCTGATCGATCCGGATCTGGATATCGTCGCTGGAATAATTCCAGTCGTCGGCTGCGGCATTGACTTCGGCGGCTGTCGCAGCTGCATTTTCTGAACTGCCGGCTGCGGCTGCGTCATCCGCTACGGCGACTTCGACATGCTCAATCAGGTAACGGTCTGCGAGACTATATATCACTGTACCGAGACCCAGGAGGACCACGATCATCACGACCAGCAGTTTGCGTTTGAAGCTCCAGGCTTGTCTTGTCCGCAAGTTTTTCATTAGAGGATCACCTCATCAAGTAAGTTGTTAAAATGATCATACCTGGCCTACCTTTAATGAAACTGAAATAGAAATGGACCGGATGATTTGGATTGATGGTATACTTTAACCAGCGTATTTTGAATTACAGGGAGGTTCGGACATGCCACAGCGTGTGTTATTGATAGAGGACGATGAGGCCATCAGTGAAATGGTGCGCTCGTATTTGGTAAAAGAGGGATATGAGGTGGAGACGGCATTCGACGGGGATGCGGCGGAAAGGCTTTTTCACCACGGCGGGGCTTATGATCTGGTTCTGCTGGATCTCATGCTGCCCAAACGGAGCGGCAGCGATGTGCTTCAGACGATTCGCCGGGACAGCCTGGTGCCTGTGCTGATTATGTCCGCGAAGGACAGTGATGTGGACAAGGCGCTGGGCCTCGGCTTTGGCGCGGATGATTATATTACGAAGCCGTTCTCGATGATCGAGCTGGCCGCGCGGGTGAAGGCGGCAATCCGCCGGGCCGGGTATGCTGCCGTGGGAAGTTCCGGCCAGGAAGCGGCTCCGGCGCAGGAGAAGGCTAATATTATTTCACTGCGCGGACTTACTGTGGATCTCGATAATTTCTCGGTGCTGAAGAACGGCGAGGAGGTCAAGCTGACCGCCAAAGAGTTCCAGATTCTGGGGATGTTTGCAAGCAGTCCCGGACGGGTGTATACCAAAGCGCAGATTTACAAGAGTGTCTGGGAAGATGATTATTACGGGGATGAGAATGTCATTAACGTACATATGCGCAGATTGCGTGAAAAAATTGAAGATGACCCGTCGAAGCCGGAGTACATCAAAACATTATGGGGCATTGGCTACAAGCTGGGGGATGTGCTGGAATGATTGCTTTTTGGAGTGTGGCGGTGCTGCTGCTTCTGCTCGTGATCCTATGGCAATACCTGCGTCTGCGGGAGCATTCCCGCCGGCTCGAATATATCCATACCAAGCTTACGGACATTATGGACCGGGACTCGCATGAAAGGCTGCTTTTGTTCAACAGTGATCCTCATCTGCAAAAGCTCCTTACCGACCTGAACCGGCTGCTGGACGTCAACCACAGGGGGGCAGTAGAGCTTGCCAAGCTGGAAAAGTCCATGCGCAGCATGCTGGCGAACATCTCTCATGATCTGAAAACCCCGCTGACGGTGGTACTTGGTTATATTGAAACGGTTCTTCAGGATCAGACGATGCCTATGGAAGAGCAGGAGAAGATTCTGCGGATGATTCATGCCAAGGCAGAAGAAGTGATCCGGCTGATGAACAGTTTTTTTGATCTGGCCAAGCTGGAGAGCGGGGACAAGGATATTCCCCTGTCACGGGTGGAGCTGGGGGAGGTCTGCCGGAGAAACATTCTCTCCTTCTACGAAATTCTCAATGCCAAGGGCAGTGAAGTGGACATTGAGCTCCCGGATGAGGCGCTGTATATTATGGGCAACGAAGAGGCACTGGACCGGGTGCTGTCGAATCTGCTCTCCAATGCAATCAAGTACGGGGATGCCGGCGGGGTGCTTGGGCTTAGGCTGTACAGCGACGGAGATCAGGTGTGCATAGAGGTGTGGGACCGGGGCAAGGGCATCACTGAAGGCGACCAGGACAAGGTTTTCGAGCGGCTCTATACGCTGGAGGATTCCCGCAACCGCGATTACCAGGGGAGCGGACTGGGGCTGACCATCACCAAACGGCTGACAGAACAGATGAACGGCAGCATTACCTTGCGCAGCAAACCTCATGTCAAAACAGCATTTACGCTTTCTTTTCGCAGGCAGACTTTCTGATGCTCTTATGGGTCCGGCGGCTTCCCGGGGTTTATGTCTGCAGCTTAAGAATTTTGTAAGGTTCAGGTAATAAAAAAGAAAATTCCGCTGTGTACAATAAGAACCAGGAAGACAAACGAAGAAGCCAAAGGGGATAACGGGAATGACAACCATATTGCGAACGTGGGATTTAACCAAGGAGTATCAAGGCAAAGAGGCTGTTAGCGGCGTGAATATGAGCGTCAAGCAAGGCGAAATTTACGGGTTCCTGGGACCGAACGGGGCGGGTAAAACCACTGTAATGAAAATGATCACCAATCTGGTGAAGCCGACGGCGGGGAATATCGAATTTTTTGGAGAGAGCATAACAGACCATTCCTATGAAATGCTGAAGCGCATGGGCTGTATTATTGAATATCCGGTGTTCTATGACAAGCTGACGGCGAGAGAAAATCTCCAGCTGCACGGGGAGTATATGGGGTACTACGATGCAAGGGCCATGGAAGAAGCACTGGAGCTGGTCAAGCTGAAGGGTGTGGACAAAAAGCCGGTCAAGCAGTTCTCCCTGGGGATGAAGCAGCGGCTGGGCATTGCCCGGGCGGTAATGACCAAACCGGAGCTGCTCATCCTGGATGAGCCGATCAACGGACTGGACCCCATGGGCATCAAGGAAATGCGTGAAGTGTTCCGCATGCTGAGCCGGGAATATGGAATGACGCTGCTGATCTCCAGCCACCTTCTGGGGGAGGTTGAACAGGTTGCCGACACCATCGGCGTGATCCGTGACGGAATTTTACTGGAGGAAGTGGCGATGGATATGATCCGCAGCCAGAACACGCAATACATCGAACTGATTACCGGAGAGAGCAGCAAAGCGGTGTATGTGCTGGAGCACAAGCTGGGCCTCACCAACTTCAAGGTGCTGGACCCCCGGACGATCCGCATTTACGATGCCGTGCAGCAGCTTGAACTGAATAAAGCACTGGTAGAAGCGGGCGTGGAGCTGGAAAGCCTGAGTAAAAAGAATCATTCGCTGGAAGATCATTTTGTGGAACTGATGGGGGGTGAAGGCATTGCTTAAGCTGATACAACTGGAAATCCGTAAGAACAAACTAACAGGTATGCTCAAAGGTGTGGCCATTGCCGTGTTAATGATTTTGGGCTTTATGCTGCTGCTTACTTACGTTGACGCTGAGGACGGCAGCGGCCGCGGGGAATTCAAGACTTATGCAGATATGTTCGAAGGCTTGTATGTTATAGTCAAGGTGACCTTTGTGGTGTTTGCTTCGGTTGTGCTGAGCAAGCTGGTGATCGACGAGTATAAGAACAATACCATTACATTGCTCTTTATGTACCCGATCTCCCGTAAAAAACTCCTGGGTGCCAAAATTATCATCGTGTTCCTCTTTACACTGCTCAGCGTTTTTATATCAGATATTCTGATTAGCGCCCTCCTGATTGGAATTAACTCTTTCACTCATGTGATTCCTGAACAGCTGGATTGGGCTGGTATTCCTGGAGAGCTGCTCCGGATGGGGATGGATGCGATATTTGCGGCAGGGATTGGACTCATTCCTTTATACATCGGAATGCGTAAAAAATCCGTACCCGCTACCATAGTTACTGCGGTGCTGTTTGTCAGCGTGAGTTCCTCCGATTTTGGCGGCTTCCGGATGAGCAATCTGGTAGGGATCTCCATCTTCCTCAGCCTGGTTGGCGTAGCCATCGCTTATCTGTCGATCCGGAATATCGAACAGAAGGATATTGCCTGAATGTAATTCGATTCCCCCTGCGGGTGTTTTCATTTCGAGAGTTCCTCCGTTGCGGTGCAAGGGTTGTTCTGTACGTCCCTGCTCATCCGTGGAGGGACTTTTTTTGCTGTAAAACCGCTTGACATCAATGTTTTTATGGCGACCAACTGTAGTTTTTTTGCTATAATAGTGTATTATTCAGCAAATTCCGAGCGGGGTACAGATTGAAATTACATAGACAGTTAGACCGCAGTTTCTGAATAGATGAGAACACCGGATCGAAGCAGCAGAGGAGGTGGGCTATGCCTATAAAATGGTCTTCCATTCTGGACCGGGTGCTTTCCGGGGAAGGCGCCTATAAAGCATTATATGATCATCACCCCGACCTGATAATTGTGCTGGACAGGCAGGGGTACTATGTGGAGAGCAACCGTGCTTTTGAAGCGGTTGCTGGAGCAAAAGCAAAAGCGGAGGCAGAGCTTCATGAGCCATTGTCCTGTTCCCGGCCGCAGCCTCCCGGAGAGGAACATTTTGCCGCAGCGCTTGGAGGCATTGGCTCCAGGGTGGAGCTGCCGGTGGAAGAGGGCAGCGGAAGCAGCCCGGCGGCCATTACGTATGTGCCAATACAAGCTGAGGAAGGAATCGCAGGCGTATTTGCTATTATCCATTATGGCCAGAGCTGCGGTCTTCCGCTTGAGGTTGAAAAGTGGCTCGGCAGTCTTATCACCCGGGAGGAGCCTCCCCCGGAATGGACAGATGACCGGGCACCGGGACATGAAGAGATGCTTGCTGCAATCGGGGCAGCAGCGGAACAGCAGCAGGCGGAGCTGGTGCCGGGGATGTCTGAAGACAAGCATCTCGGCCTGATACTGAACTCTGTTGCGGCGGGGATTTTTGGACTGGATACACAGGGAAGAATATTTTTTATCAATCGTGAAGGGGCAGATATGCTGGGATATGCTCCCGCTGAACTGATTGGCCGGACTTTTGCCGGGCAGGTTCATCATATCCATGGAGACGGGTCAAGGTACCAGAAGATTGAATCCCCGATCGCGCAGACCCTCCAGGACGGCCGTACCCGCAGCAAAGGGGACGAAATCTTCTGGCGGAAAGACGGCACCAGCTTTTTTGTCAGCTGCCGGATTGCCCCGCTTATGCATAAAGGCATGATATGCGGGGTGGTGGGTTCCTTCAGCGATATTACAAATGAACGGGAGATTCTCCGGGCCAAGGAAACAGCAGAGCAGGCCGCTCAAGCTAAAGCGGATTTTCTGGCGATGATGAGCCATGAGATCCGCACTCCAATGAACGGAATGATCGGGATGGCCGATCTGCTGCTGGAAACGGAGCTTGAGGAAGAACAGCGCACCTATGCCGAGATTCTGCGCAGCAGCAGCCACAGCCTGCTCAAAATTCTGAATGACATCCTCGATTTCAGCAAAATGGAAGCCGGGAAAATGCCGCTGCTGTCGGAGAAATTTGATCTGCGCGAGATGATGGAGAGCGTCATCGATTTATTTACTCCCAAAGCGGAAGAGAAAAAGCTGGCGCTGCGGTGGTGGGCGGATACCAGTGTGCCGTCCATGGTTACTACCGACCCCAGCCGCTTGCGGCAGATTATTGTCAATCTTGTTGGCAATGCGCTGAAATTCACCGAACGGGGCAGCGTTACCCTGTCCGTGAAGAATATTCAGCTCCCGGCTTCGCCGGAGTATCTGCTGGAATTTTCAGTGCGGGATACAGGGGTGGGCATTGCCGACAGCAAGCTGAATCTGCTGTTCCAATCCTTCTCCCAGCTGCATCCCTTCATCAACCGCAAATACGGCGGCACGGGGCTTGGACTGGCCATTTGCAAGCAGCTGGTGGAGCTGATGGGCGGAACGATTTTTGTAGAGAGCGAAGAAGGCCGGGGCTCCACCTTCCGCTTCATGCTTCCCTTCATCAAGGAGGAGATGGAGGCGGATATCACTCCTTAAGGCTGTTCTGGTGTGACCGGGCTGCCGGACAGCCGGAGGCTGGAGGCCTCAGCGGACCTTTCCCGCGGGACCTGCTGCAGAAAACAGTACATATTCATATTGCCCCATAATCCAAAGCAGCAGGCCTCCAGTGACGGAGACCTGCTGCTTTTTGTGTGCAGACTTTTTGTGTGCAGACTTTTTGTGTGGAGACTTTTGTGCGGCAGACTGTTTGTGTGCAGAATCTCCCACCGTTGGTCAGAGCTCGCAATCGCTAAGTGGAAAAAGTAAACTTAATCCAGCAAAATATGCAGAAAACCGTGAGTTAGGTGGAAAAAGTAAACTTAATTCATTCAGGAATGGAGCATTGGGGCTATAATTGGATATTTGTTAATATGTAAGTGGATACATTCCACCTAAATTCTAAAAAAGAACAAAATAGTGAAAATTAGGTGGAGAAAATCCACTTAGCTGCTAGACTAAGGAGATATGCATGCCCTATAAAGTAGTCTACCTGTAAGAATGGATGGTGTGCAGAACAGGCATCGTAACTCCTTTTGTTGCTCTAATTGCCGTCCGTACTCTATTACTGGCACCACTTGTGGTACGGGTAATCAGGATATGCAGTGACTTCTAATGCATATACATGAGACCGACGGTACCTGGACCACAGTGGCTTCCAATCACACAGCCGGCGTGAATGATGGCGATTTCGCCGGAACCCGTCTGCTCACGCAGTGCTTTCTCCAAATACTTGGCATCCTCTTCCGCGAGGGTGTGGGCAACAATGATAAGCTCTTTGTCGATAGTGCCGGCATGCTCCAGAGCGTGGTGCAGCATCTGCTCGATCGCCTTTTCCTTTTTGCCGCGAATCTTGCTGACCGGCACGATGGCGCCGTCAATCAAACGCAACACAGGCCGGATCTTCAGCAGGCTGCCGATAAAATTCTGCATGCCGGAGCAGCGTCCGCCCATGTACAGGTAGTCCAGCGTATCCACAACAAACTCCGTTTGCACCTGGCTGCGGCACTCTTTTACCATAGCGGCAATCTCCGGAGCACTTTGGCCTCTGGCGGCAGCACGGGCAGCCTTCATGACCAGGAGGGCAATCCCTCCGCACAGCGTCTCCGAATCTACGACATGCACCCGTCCTTCCGGGAACTCTACTGCCGCGAGCAGGGCATTCTGATATGTAGAGGATAAAGCAGAGGATAGACTGATATAGACGACGTCTCCTCCGCTGCGGATTACCGGCTCAAAGGCAGCCATGAAATCTGCGGGCGAAGGGGCTGCGGTCTTCGGCAGGGCACCTTGAGCGGC
This genomic interval carries:
- a CDS encoding transglutaminase domain-containing protein; its protein translation is MKVKQLVMVMLIMCVVLTGCMGGSSEAGPEPSPAPQASAAAETKQPSGNPPPEASQTVYDLKQKYDTDNNPGIMPMYNVDQDMEFIFRFNTDLGSEAIGHTLSVHTDIKALPESKVGTLEDSQLVDGKSVYSIKPLGFGVLASDSLREAGSSSWGNAPVYYIRLNYDLDAATPTPLKQPIIIPFTVKSDLPVPNLQADISPDGRLALVWSEVPGAESYNIYNASHITMENTNEALSGAEQGYADQRPLLIATVPGTSYNDFMKDGRGALGIVDETITSLQNNNVQGEYYVTAVQGDKESKFSASVDTVALSKQLPRTVASEDNLNLKLFKSAGELPKTVPVQYIDGSKAPGTVIYDTDSITIQQSGPTDVQFSIQGTALKGYVQVEKLTDADIASLAAAQSKGANQGYVEPQNNTDYVPAPDVPTIIDNNGNAGESGDNVIDQQKENTRSKVDEGNKQAVPAPTIPADLIHADSALEEYLALNLISGKTEISLQAFPEAQNARTLVDEVEKVIYQNPLILGFRGYSYDYKTLTLHTEFDDPAEVILSKQLKILAEADKVIAAAIKDGMSADEKQMAIYNYLNDNTTYDDAALENAKQQQFKSVDAKFNDSFSTYGILVKKVGVCMSYAHTFQLLSDLVQVPSMVVTGTMDGVNHAWNKVKIGGEWVNVDATNNETNSGLPYLLYNSNDATAANVDYVMDNSSWLDHELSLFQATSNAHDYYVTHGLEADSLEAYKTKLAEQLKQGKTLIVLRVLADTDSAELTQKTAEVIKQYDASKLANAGMIELGSYVAIQL
- a CDS encoding SpoVR family protein — encoded protein: MPGDEIQALERAIAEITEIASGFGLDFYPMRYEICPADIIYTFGAYGMPTRFGHWSFGKNFHRMKSQYDFGLSKIYELVINSNPCYAFLLDGNSLVQNKLIVAHVLAHCDFFKNNMRFSMSNRDMVESMSATADRIADYSVTYGIDTVESFIDSVLAVQEHIDPSLIQPRKLGKTHLLEAKMKERKDAPPGGSSPANPYEELWDLENSKTAGPEPETAGKRKFPPEPEKDMVWFIQQYSTALEDWQRDIMTMLRDEMLYFWPQMETKIMNEGWASYWHQRIMRELDLTPEETVEYAKLNSSVVQPSRQSLNPYYLGLKIFEDIERRWDRDKMFEVRELDSDISFIRSYLSKQLVNDLDLYVFEKKGPEWKITDKAWENVRDQLVLARVNGGSPYLVVQDADYERNGELLIVHRYESIELDLKYLERTLPHIYALWGRTVHLQTVVEDKKALFTYDGKKVQRRFM
- a CDS encoding bifunctional glycosyltransferase family 2/GtrA family protein: MTILIPAYEPDERLLDLIEQLCDYQLGPIVLVDDGSGPAYQGIFNIAAAFGCTVLTHPVNFGKGLALKTGLRYIREAGLPGYVVCADSDGQHLPHDIKRIAGVLQNQTTPGIVLGSRRFSGTVPLRSRFGNSVTRVVFSLTTGTKIYDTQTGLRGFSPQMLDWLCQIPGERFEYEMNMLLTAHREGYTVTEEFIDTVYLEDNQSSHFRPLADSFRIYLPLLMFSTSSLVSALLDFTLLFLFQRLTHNLFLSVAAARLCSSIFNYSMNRRYVFTGGKMSKLQQSLPKYFALVLLVLLFNYGLLYFYNEKLIIPLAAAKLLTEASIFLFSYWAQRRFVY
- a CDS encoding phosphodiester glycosidase family protein yields the protein MKNLRTRQAWSFKRKLLVVMIVVLLGLGTVIYSLADRYLIEHVEVAVADDAAAAGSSENAAATAAEVNAAADDWNYSSDDIQIRIDQVQTGSGPDQITYFVADVVLKDTSSLRAAFADNSFGTNITEDTSEIASSNNAIFAINGDYYGFRNDGVIIRNGTLYRDDPVRDAMALFKDGTMQTYSEEEVSSSDLLAQGAANTLSFGPILIQDGKIASDFSNVKIDTNFGNRSIQNANPRTAVGMIAPNHYVFVVVDGRSEGYSRGMTLTELANVMSDLGATEAYNLDGGGSSTMYFMGRVVNNPQGKNQERGVSDILYIKEGATS
- a CDS encoding response regulator transcription factor, yielding MPQRVLLIEDDEAISEMVRSYLVKEGYEVETAFDGDAAERLFHHGGAYDLVLLDLMLPKRSGSDVLQTIRRDSLVPVLIMSAKDSDVDKALGLGFGADDYITKPFSMIELAARVKAAIRRAGYAAVGSSGQEAAPAQEKANIISLRGLTVDLDNFSVLKNGEEVKLTAKEFQILGMFASSPGRVYTKAQIYKSVWEDDYYGDENVINVHMRRLREKIEDDPSKPEYIKTLWGIGYKLGDVLE